One window of Psychrobacillus sp. FSL H8-0483 genomic DNA carries:
- a CDS encoding M55 family metallopeptidase: MKLFLSVDMEGITGLPDHTFVDSSKHNYERSRRIMTQEANAIVEGALSKGVKEVLVNDSHSKMNNILVEELHPEASLITGDLKPYSMVQSLDETYIGAVFAGYHSRAGQPGVMSHSMIFGVRNIFINEVVIGELGFNAYVAGYYGVPVIMVAGDDGACREAEALIPGVVTAAVKQSISRSAVKTLHPQKAQALLRERIAEAISKRDQIQPLTPPKNPVLRIEFANYGQAEWAALMPGCEIIEGTTIVKFEAIDILEAYRAMLVMVELAMQAKFC; the protein is encoded by the coding sequence ATGAAGCTTTTTCTTTCAGTTGATATGGAAGGGATTACGGGATTACCAGACCATACCTTCGTAGACTCCAGTAAGCATAATTATGAACGTTCAAGACGTATAATGACACAAGAAGCAAACGCTATCGTGGAAGGGGCTTTATCGAAAGGTGTAAAAGAAGTGTTGGTAAATGACAGTCATTCTAAAATGAATAATATTTTAGTAGAGGAGTTACATCCAGAAGCTTCTTTAATCACAGGAGATCTAAAACCGTATTCAATGGTACAGTCTCTAGATGAAACATATATAGGAGCAGTTTTTGCAGGTTACCATTCAAGAGCTGGACAACCAGGTGTAATGAGTCATTCCATGATTTTTGGCGTTCGGAATATCTTTATAAACGAAGTAGTCATTGGTGAGCTTGGATTTAATGCGTATGTCGCAGGTTATTATGGTGTGCCTGTCATTATGGTTGCAGGAGATGACGGAGCTTGTAGAGAAGCAGAAGCGCTTATACCTGGTGTAGTGACTGCAGCTGTAAAACAATCTATTTCAAGGTCGGCAGTTAAGACATTGCATCCTCAAAAAGCCCAAGCGTTATTAAGAGAGAGAATAGCAGAAGCAATTAGTAAGCGTGATCAGATTCAACCACTCACTCCACCAAAAAATCCAGTATTGCGTATCGAGTTTGCAAACTATGGACAAGCAGAATGGGCAGCCCTCATGCCTGGCTGTGAAATTATAGAAGGGACGACGATAGTAAAGTTTGAAGCAATCGATATATTAGAAGCATATCGAGCGATGCTTGTCATGGTAGAGCTAGCAATGCAAGCGAAATTCTGTTAG
- a CDS encoding dual specificity protein phosphatase family protein, translating to MSEKNYEALIADRIFVGGVDGVEPLLENEKIDVIFDLRMAKKEHPAEEVCIHQPIADEAPHQDKSIKAAVDEVVKAYKEGKNVYFHCTSGGGRAGTIAVATLMELGLAKSIEEAEIKAKSIRPKINVKADQKAALKRIYSN from the coding sequence ATGTCTGAAAAGAATTATGAAGCACTTATAGCCGACAGGATTTTTGTTGGGGGAGTAGACGGAGTAGAGCCTCTTTTAGAAAATGAAAAAATTGATGTCATCTTTGATTTAAGAATGGCGAAAAAAGAGCATCCAGCAGAAGAAGTATGTATACACCAACCAATAGCAGACGAAGCGCCTCATCAAGACAAATCGATAAAAGCTGCAGTTGATGAAGTAGTGAAGGCGTATAAGGAAGGAAAAAACGTATACTTTCACTGTACATCTGGGGGAGGTAGAGCTGGCACTATAGCAGTAGCAACTTTAATGGAATTAGGCTTGGCGAAATCCATTGAAGAAGCAGAAATAAAAGCAAAATCGATTCGTCCGAAAATTAACGTCAAAGCAGATCAAAAAGCAGCTTTAAAAAGAATTTACAGTAATTAA
- the corA gene encoding magnesium/cobalt transporter CorA, with protein MIRTLGITANFDIINDFPLERIKEKTFEWYWVDISEPTKEEELLLSSFFHFHPLAIEDSLLRLQRPKVDFYDGYSFFVLHTFNEETLEAEELDIFVGQDYVVTFHFPHMHELEEARERIIKSPKGWDRGAIHATYHIVDKVVDAYFPIIYKIEDYLNEVEDQLTFDMRHLSMNQVFDLRSDLLRLRRTIIPMRDLLYRIMNSERLNLHQSERTYFADIYDHLLKLTEMVESNRELTADIRDSHVSINASRMNRIMMILTIVSTVFIPLTFIVGVYGMNFEHMPELKWDYGYFAVLALMILIALSMLAWFKYKGWFNLFKN; from the coding sequence TTGATTCGAACACTTGGGATTACAGCTAACTTCGACATAATAAATGATTTTCCTTTAGAAAGGATTAAGGAAAAGACGTTTGAATGGTATTGGGTAGATATTAGTGAACCAACGAAGGAAGAGGAATTGTTACTTAGTTCGTTTTTTCATTTTCATCCATTGGCTATTGAAGACTCCTTACTAAGACTTCAACGTCCTAAAGTGGATTTTTATGATGGGTATTCCTTTTTCGTTTTACATACTTTTAATGAAGAAACGTTAGAAGCAGAAGAACTAGATATTTTTGTGGGCCAAGATTATGTTGTAACGTTCCATTTTCCACATATGCATGAATTAGAGGAGGCACGGGAACGAATAATTAAAAGTCCAAAAGGATGGGACCGTGGTGCCATTCATGCAACTTATCATATTGTAGACAAAGTCGTAGATGCATACTTCCCTATCATTTATAAAATTGAAGATTATTTAAATGAAGTTGAAGATCAGCTAACATTTGATATGCGCCACTTATCCATGAATCAAGTGTTCGATCTTCGAAGTGATTTACTTCGATTACGCCGTACTATCATTCCCATGCGAGATCTGCTTTATCGAATAATGAACTCGGAACGGTTAAATTTACATCAATCGGAACGAACTTATTTTGCGGACATATACGATCACTTACTAAAGCTTACGGAAATGGTTGAATCTAACCGAGAGTTAACTGCTGATATACGAGACAGTCATGTGTCTATAAATGCTAGTCGCATGAACCGAATAATGATGATTCTAACGATAGTTTCAACTGTATTTATTCCTTTGACATTTATCGTTGGTGTGTATGGGATGAATTTTGAGCATATGCCGGAATTGAAATGGGATTACGGTTATTTTGCAGTGTTGGCACTAATGATTCTCATTGCTTTATCCATGCTTGCTTGGTTTAAATACAAAGGCTGGTTTAATTTGTTTAAAAACTAA
- a CDS encoding RtcB family protein yields the protein MIEIKGTYNNAIVFTDTIEDTAQLQVEQLCNLPFLQDTKIRMMPDLHAGKGCTVGTTMTITDKVVPNFVGVDLGCGMICAKLDVQKEHIDFEKLDKTIKKNVPSSTRIRQKEHRNTIEIPFAEVAAPINEKRARLSLGTLGGGNHFIELNEAKDGRIYLVIHSGSRNLGKQIAEHYQQVAHQTLGNAVSKDLAYVEGEKMKDYLFDLSIAQKYAAYNRKTMVEVICRGMNWDIESEFDTIHNYIDLDHMILRKGAISAQEGEIVIIPMNMRDGSLICRGKGNPDWNYSGPHGAGRLMSRSQARKIVALEDFQATMKDVWSTSVVASTVDESPFAYKDMKDILSHIDDTVDVLEVIKPIYNYKAH from the coding sequence TTGATAGAAATAAAAGGAACATATAATAACGCCATTGTTTTTACAGATACGATTGAAGATACAGCACAGCTACAGGTAGAGCAGCTTTGTAATCTACCCTTTTTACAAGATACGAAAATAAGAATGATGCCCGACCTTCATGCAGGAAAAGGCTGCACTGTCGGAACAACCATGACAATTACAGATAAGGTTGTCCCTAACTTTGTTGGTGTTGATTTAGGTTGTGGAATGATTTGTGCAAAACTGGATGTCCAAAAGGAACATATTGACTTTGAAAAATTAGACAAAACCATTAAGAAAAATGTGCCGAGTAGTACTCGCATTCGTCAAAAGGAACATCGCAACACTATAGAAATACCTTTCGCTGAAGTCGCTGCTCCCATTAATGAAAAAAGAGCTCGGTTAAGTTTAGGTACACTTGGCGGCGGAAATCATTTTATTGAACTAAATGAAGCAAAGGATGGAAGAATTTATTTAGTTATTCATTCTGGAAGCAGAAATCTAGGAAAACAAATTGCTGAGCATTATCAACAAGTTGCACATCAAACGCTTGGAAACGCTGTTTCAAAAGATCTTGCGTATGTAGAGGGAGAAAAGATGAAGGATTACTTATTCGATCTCTCTATTGCGCAGAAGTATGCAGCATACAATCGAAAAACAATGGTTGAAGTAATTTGCAGAGGCATGAATTGGGATATAGAATCTGAGTTCGACACCATTCATAATTACATTGATTTAGATCATATGATATTACGTAAAGGTGCTATTTCAGCTCAAGAAGGGGAAATCGTCATTATTCCAATGAATATGCGGGATGGTTCGCTCATATGTCGTGGAAAAGGAAATCCTGACTGGAATTATTCTGGCCCCCATGGTGCAGGGCGATTGATGAGTCGTTCACAAGCCAGAAAGATTGTCGCATTGGAAGATTTTCAAGCTACTATGAAGGATGTTTGGAGTACCTCTGTTGTAGCAAGCACGGTGGATGAATCTCCATTTGCATATAAAGATATGAAAGATATACTATCTCATATTGATGATACAGTTGATGTGCTGGAAGTCATTAAACCGATTTATAATTATAAAGCACATTAA